In a single window of the Terriglobus roseus genome:
- a CDS encoding cytochrome P460 family protein produces MLKTIAVAVTVSTLLIAAVAAHPVKAADKPAAPATMAVPADYREWIFLTSGMDMTYAQAGAVGLTADKKSVFDNVFVNPEAYKVYKQTGTWPDKTTMILENRIGEPNVSINKGGRTQGHDVSGLEIHAKINNEWVFYIRGKDGEERLIPKPASCYTCHEEHAASDTTFVQFYPTLLPIAQAKKSLSAAYLKDMASTDGSGAGTTPAVPAAK; encoded by the coding sequence GTGCTAAAGACCATTGCCGTAGCCGTTACCGTCTCCACGCTTCTAATCGCTGCGGTTGCAGCGCATCCGGTGAAAGCCGCAGACAAACCGGCAGCACCTGCCACCATGGCGGTGCCTGCCGACTATCGTGAGTGGATCTTCCTAACCAGCGGCATGGATATGACGTACGCGCAGGCGGGTGCAGTGGGCCTGACCGCGGACAAGAAGTCGGTCTTCGACAACGTATTCGTCAATCCGGAGGCTTACAAGGTCTACAAGCAGACCGGCACCTGGCCAGACAAGACGACCATGATCCTTGAGAACCGCATCGGCGAGCCGAATGTTTCGATCAACAAGGGTGGCCGTACGCAGGGCCACGACGTCAGCGGCCTTGAGATCCACGCGAAGATCAACAATGAGTGGGTCTTCTACATCCGGGGCAAGGATGGCGAGGAGCGTCTGATCCCGAAGCCGGCAAGCTGCTATACCTGCCACGAAGAACATGCGGCCAGCGACACGACCTTCGTGCAGTTTTACCCAACGCTGCTGCCCATCGCGCAGGCAAAGAAATCCCTAAGCGCTGCTTATCTAAAAGATATGGCTTCGACTGATGGGAGCGGAGCCGGGACCACGCCGGCTGTTCCGGCCGCAAAGTAA
- a CDS encoding DUF3455 domain-containing protein yields the protein MTMKLLALLPLFAMVAHAQDVTEPPATAKVRYTVLGVGLQIYACGEDGKWALQEPQADLIDTQTHQPVGKHTKGPTWTWNDGSVVTGKVLQQRPSADTIPWLLLEASSPGVTGALSGVTFVRRSDTQGGIPQSANVCGAQNIGSTISVPYQATYTFYTAQ from the coding sequence ATGACGATGAAGCTACTTGCACTGCTTCCGCTGTTCGCGATGGTTGCGCACGCACAGGATGTCACGGAACCGCCTGCGACAGCCAAGGTCCGCTACACCGTGCTCGGTGTTGGGCTGCAGATCTACGCATGTGGCGAGGACGGCAAGTGGGCGTTGCAGGAGCCACAGGCTGACTTGATCGACACACAGACACACCAGCCGGTTGGTAAGCACACAAAGGGACCGACGTGGACCTGGAACGACGGCAGCGTCGTCACAGGCAAGGTGCTGCAGCAGCGGCCTTCCGCAGACACGATTCCGTGGCTCTTGCTCGAAGCGAGCAGTCCCGGCGTGACCGGTGCGCTGAGCGGTGTGACCTTTGTCCGCCGTTCGGACACGCAGGGCGGCATACCGCAGTCCGCGAACGTTTGTGGAGCTCAGAACATCGGCAGCACCATCAGCGTCCCCTACCAGGCTACCTACACGTTTTACACGGCTCAATAG
- the tadA gene encoding tRNA adenosine(34) deaminase TadA, whose amino-acid sequence MHAAIAEAHAASAEDEVPVGAVVLLDGEIIGRGNNRVIRDSDPTAHAEIVAMRAAAQHLQNYRLSGCTLVVTLEPCSMCAGAILHARVGRLIYAASDPKAGACGSVLDVMNHPRLNHRVEVSPGLLAEDCSTMLQQFFRARR is encoded by the coding sequence ATGCACGCTGCGATCGCCGAGGCGCACGCCGCCTCGGCCGAGGACGAAGTGCCTGTTGGCGCGGTAGTTCTGCTGGATGGTGAGATCATTGGCCGTGGGAATAATCGGGTCATTCGCGACAGTGATCCTACGGCGCATGCAGAGATTGTCGCCATGCGCGCGGCGGCGCAGCACCTGCAGAACTATCGTCTGAGCGGCTGCACGCTCGTTGTGACGCTTGAGCCATGTTCCATGTGCGCCGGTGCGATTCTGCATGCCCGAGTCGGCCGGTTAATCTACGCCGCGTCCGATCCGAAGGCAGGCGCGTGCGGCTCGGTGCTGGATGTAATGAATCATCCCAGGCTGAATCATCGTGTGGAAGTCTCACCGGGGCTGCTGGCAGAGGACTGCTCCACGATGCTGCAGCAGTTTTTTCGCGCGCGTCGCTAG
- a CDS encoding agmatine deiminase family protein, with product MTNATNYRMPAEWDTHTSTWIAWPHNAQDWPGRFQPVPWVYSEIVRQLSQVEEVNILINDERAQKVATRILTRAGANLARLHFHLWRTDRIWLRDSGPIFVKNGDELAVTNWKFNAWAKYPNWRNDDQIPEHVAKLQGLHRFDPMITLADGTEHRVVLEGGSIDVNGAGAMLTTEECLLSEVQQRNPGVSREQLEDVFQRYLGVNQVLWLNRGCAGDDTHGHVDDIARFTAIDTIVAAAEHNTADENHLPLAENLERLRDFKQPNGQPYRIVELPMPSPVVFDGERLPASYANFYIANELVLVPTFNDANDRIALNILAEQFPTRKVIGIHCGDFIWGLGALHCMTQQEPA from the coding sequence ATGACGAACGCTACGAACTATCGCATGCCCGCAGAGTGGGACACACACACCTCCACATGGATTGCCTGGCCACATAACGCGCAGGATTGGCCTGGCCGTTTCCAGCCCGTCCCGTGGGTGTATTCAGAGATCGTGCGGCAGCTCTCCCAGGTGGAAGAGGTCAACATCCTCATCAATGATGAGCGCGCGCAGAAGGTTGCGACACGCATCCTGACTCGTGCCGGTGCAAACCTGGCTCGGCTTCACTTCCACCTTTGGAGGACCGACCGCATCTGGCTGCGTGACAGTGGGCCAATCTTTGTGAAGAACGGCGACGAACTTGCCGTGACCAATTGGAAGTTCAACGCGTGGGCGAAGTATCCCAACTGGCGCAATGACGATCAGATCCCCGAGCATGTGGCGAAGCTGCAGGGATTGCATCGCTTCGACCCGATGATTACGCTGGCCGACGGCACGGAGCACCGGGTCGTGCTTGAAGGCGGCTCCATCGATGTGAATGGTGCGGGTGCCATGCTGACGACGGAGGAGTGCCTGCTGAGCGAGGTGCAGCAGCGAAACCCTGGCGTATCGCGCGAACAGCTGGAGGATGTATTCCAGCGGTATCTGGGCGTCAACCAGGTGTTGTGGCTGAACCGTGGCTGCGCAGGCGACGATACTCATGGCCACGTGGATGACATCGCTCGCTTCACGGCGATCGACACTATCGTTGCGGCGGCGGAACACAACACGGCAGACGAGAACCACCTGCCGCTGGCGGAGAATCTGGAACGGCTGCGCGACTTCAAACAGCCCAATGGCCAGCCCTACAGGATCGTGGAACTGCCGATGCCGTCTCCCGTTGTCTTCGATGGTGAGCGCCTGCCCGCGAGCTACGCAAATTTCTACATCGCGAACGAACTGGTGCTGGTGCCGACGTTCAACGATGCGAACGATCGCATTGCGCTCAACATTCTTGCCGAGCAGTTTCCAACGCGCAAGGTGATCGGCATTCACTGCGGCGACTTCATATGGGGTCTGGGCGCTCTGCATTGCATGACGCAGCAGGAACCTGCCTAA